The proteins below come from a single Mangifera indica cultivar Alphonso chromosome 16, CATAS_Mindica_2.1, whole genome shotgun sequence genomic window:
- the LOC123199224 gene encoding disease resistance protein RPV1-like has protein sequence MQSASYHLMLMASSSSSSISPKLEYEVFLSFRGVDTRKNITSHLYEAFRQKNIKTFIDDNLVRGEEISPSLLKAIEHSKISVIIFSKGYASSRWCLKELEEIVKCKNTYDQIVIPVFYDVDPSDVRNQTGDFGKAFAELENRFIGHSEMLEGWRTALRDAANLSGSHSKNSRDEATLVKELVNDVLKKLHYNSSVISSKYLVGLESSIEQIENLLCSNGVCKLGIWGIGGIGKTTLADAIFKKISTQFEESYFISNIREESEKSGGLNDLCQKLSSAVLGDEHPNHRFTFTRRSLISRKKVLIVFDDVTNLNQMQCLMAIFGELDSYSRIIITSRDKHTLRNCEVDHIHKMTNLSPDDAFQLFALHAFRGNPPTEDYIKLSFEVVDYAEGLPLALEVLGSFLFTRTKREWESALENLKTSPPVDVQKVLKISYEGLDDKQKCVFLDIACFFKGCKRDFVEAILNDRNLDAYICINVLIEKCLLTISFDTITIHDLLEEMGREIVRQESIDNPGERSRLCDHNDILSVLKNNTVRVKTLIFYFYFIHKL, from the exons ATGCAAAGTGCCTCTTATCACTTGATGTTAatggcttcctcttcttcttcttccatttctCCTAAACTAGAATATGAGGTTTTCCTTAGTTTCCGTGGTGTGGACACTCGAAAAAACATTACCAGCCATCTTTATGAAGCCTTTCgtcagaaaaatattaaaactttcattgatgataacCTTGTcagaggagaagaaatttctccatctcttttgaaggcaattgaacattcaaagatctcggttatcattttctctaaaggcTACGCTTCCTCCAGATGGTGTCTCAAAGAACTTGAAGAGATTGTTAAATGTAAGAACACGTATGATCAGATCGTAATACCAGTCTTCTATGACGTAGATCCATCTGATGTCAGGAATCAAACTGGGGATTTCGGAAAAGCATTTGCTGAGCTTGAAAATCGTTTTATTGGTCATTCAGAGATGTTGGAGGGATGGAGGACTGCTTTGAGGGATGCAGCCAACCTTTCTGGTTCTCATTCAAAGAACTCTAG ggatgAGGCAACGCTGGTAAAAGAACTTGTCAATGATGTATTGAAGAAATTACATTATAACTCCTCAGTTATTTCTTCCAAATACTTAGTTGGACTAGAGTCATCAATCGAACAGATTGAAAACTTATTATGTTCAAACGGTGTTTGCAAGCTAGGAATTTGGGGCATCGGGGGCATTGGAAAAACTACTCTTGCTGAtgctatatttaaaaaaatctctacACAATTTGAAGAATCTTACTTCATTTCAaatattagagaagaatcaGAAAAAAGTGGGGGATTAAATGACTTATGCCAAAAACTGAGTTCTGCAGTTTTAGGGGATGAACATCCTAATCATAGATTCACCTTCACAAGAAGAAGTCTTATTAGCAGAAAAAAAGTTCTTATTGTATTTGATGATGTaacgaatttaaatcaaatgcaATGTTTAATGGCAATTTTTGGTGAGTTGGATTCATATAGTCGAATCATTATAACATCAAGGGATAAACATACGCTAAGAAATTGTGAAGTGGATCACATTCATAAGATGACAAATTTATCTCCTGATGATGCTTTTCAACTTTTTGCCCTACATGCCTTTAGAGGAAACCCTCCAACAGAAGATTATATCAAGCTATCATTTGAAGTAGTAGATTATGCTGAAGGTCTTCCACTAGCTCTTGAAGTTTTAGGTTCTTTTCTATTCACTAGGACGAAGAGAGAATGGGAAAGTGCATTAGAAAACTTGAAAACAAGTCCTCCTGTGGATGTCCaaaaagtgttaaaaataaGTTACGAAGGATTAGATGATAAACAGAAGTGTGTATTTTTGgatattgcatgtttttttaaaGGGTGTAAAAGAGATTTTGTAGAAGCAATCTTGAATGATCGTAACTTAGATgcttatatttgtataaatgttCTCATTGAAAAGTGTCTCTTAACTATATCATTTGACACCATAACAATTCATGATTTACTTGAAGAAATGGGTAGAGAAATTGTTCGGCAAGAATCAATTGATAATCCTGGCGAACGTAGTCGGTTGTGCGATCATAATGATATACTTTCAGTATTGAAGAATAATACGGTAAGAGtcaaaacactaattttttatttctattttatacataaattataa